In Fusarium falciforme chromosome 10, complete sequence, a single genomic region encodes these proteins:
- a CDS encoding Rieske domain-containing protein yields MLSFGSALLFVLAAIVVVAARRILSKPQVAHSHPPPQLSSTKISSQPLPATWYGSEKIHELERRAIFSKKWILLTHKIRLPESGAYIRYEEAGFNFFLIRNNEGIVRGFHNICRHRAFPVVTKDNGTASILSCKYHGWSYGFNGQLAKAPEYQNLKGFDKKKNGLFPLHVHVDERGFVWVNMDAKLKPEVSWASDFSGIDRLARHESFNLDDYKFDHTSQEDIDYNWKTLADKYSSNSKIEQLFAAGEESEKSSRMISDFYFPNAAMTFSPHFFIMMRCNPTGPARSSVEYEVFRHKDASDEDFNQVHDLIKRASEENKSLPNPSEKNFNTGILVNEAPLYFQSQVRQLLEHHSGLEEVAKKEIRPAQQILDQTSEQDESLFSSCSGLSCGKLAKELAW; encoded by the exons ATGTTGAGTTTTGGCTCTGCTCTCCTCTTCGTCCTTGCTGCCATCGTGGTAGTGGCAGCTAGGCGTATCCTGTCCAAGCCTCAAGTAGCCCACAGCCACCCCCCTCCACAGCTCAGCAGCACCAAAATAAGCTCACAACCTCTTCCTGCAACATGGTACGGGTCCGAAAAGATTCATGAGCTGGAAAGAAGAGCCATCTTTTCCAAAAAGTGGATCCTGCTCACTCACAAAATTCGACTTCCTGAGAGTGGCGCCTATATCCGCTACGAGGAGGCTGGCTTCAACTTCTTCCTTATCCGGAACAACGAGGGTATCGTCAGAGGTTTCCACAACATTTGCAGGCACAGAGCCTTCCCTGTCGTCACCAAGGACAATGGAACAGCCAGCATCTTGTCTTGCAAGTACCACGGATGGTCATATGGTTTCAACGGTCAACTGGCAAAGGCTCCCGAGTATCAGAACCTGAAGGGCTTCGATAAAAAGAAGAACGGACTGTTCCCTCTCCATGTTCACGTTGACGAGAGAGGTTTTGTCTGGGTCAACATGGATGCCAAGCTGAAGCCGGAAGTTTCCTGGGCCTCTGACTTTTCTGGCATTGATCGCCTCGCCCGACATGAGTctttcaacctcgacgactaCAAGTTTGATCACACTTCTCAAGAAGACATTGATTACAACTGGAAGACTTTGGCCGACAAGTACAGCTCCAACAGCAAAATTGAACAGCTCTTCGCTGCGGGCGAAGAGTCGGAAAAGAGCTCCAGGATGATCAGCGACTTTTACTTCCCCAACGCTGCCATGACATTCTC GCCTCacttcttcatcatgatgCGATGCAACCCTACTGGACCTGCTCGTTCTTCCGTGGAGTACGAAGTCTTCAGGCACAAGGACGCCAGCGATGAGGACTTCAACCAGGTTCACGACCTCATCAAGCGTGCTTCTGAGGAGAACAAGTCGCTCCCCAACCCTTCTGAGAAGAACTTCAACACGGGGATCTTGGTCAACGAGGCTCCCCTGTATTTCCAGAGCCAGGTCCGCCAACTCCTGGAACATCACAgtggccttgaggaggtGGCAAAGAAGGAGATCCGACCTGCTCAGCAGATTCTAGACCAGACCTCTGAGCAAGACGAGagccttttctcttcttgttcCGGCTTGTCTTGTGGCAAGCTTGCAAAGGAGTTGGCATGGTGA
- a CDS encoding NmrA domain-containing protein produces MVKIAIAGGSSELASEVLDKLVATGKHEITALVRKDPSQFPPRAGVRWVQANYQDKAELVQLLKGIHTVLSFIAAHLDPENQAQKNLIDASVEAGVTRFAPSEWSTGVKLSSSLDAMPWYTGKVEVSQYLENLNKDKKVLQYTRFQVGSFMDYLCHPFKASKYITTLPLNIDLEKKRAIVVEGSLDDEMTYTSVGDIAHVVARAIDYQGEWPVIGGIQGDRITIGELLKIGEKIRGEPFTIEWLKMEDLAAGELKTDNYPRIDLPSIPKDQVEAFSKMAVIGVLIAMTRGVWTVSDEWNKIFPDYKFTGVEELLKEVWKGH; encoded by the exons ATGGTCAAGATTGCTATTGCAGGAGGCTCGAGTG AGCTGGCTAGTGAAGTTCTCGACAAACTTGTCGCCACGGGAAAACATGAAATAACTGCCCTGGTTCGAAAG GACCCTTCGCAATTCCCACCTCGGGCCGGCGTTCGCTGGGTTCAGGCGAACTACCAAGACAAAGCGGAATTGGTTCAACTTCTCAAGGGCATTCACACAGTCCTGTCCTTCATCGCAGCTCACCTTGACCCAGAAAATCAGGCTCAAAAGAATCTGATTGATGCATCGGTTGAGGCTGGGGTTACACGCTTCGCACCATCCGAATGGTCAAC TGGCGTTAAGCTGTCGTCTTCCCTTGATGCCATGCCTTGGTATACTGGCAAGGTTGAAGTCAGTCAGTACTTGGAGAATCTGAACAAGGATAAGAAG GTTCTCCAGTATACTCGGTTCCAAGTGGGCTCCTTTATGGATTATCTTTGCCACCCTTTCAAGGCGTCCAAGTATATCACCACGCTCCCGCTCAATATCGACCTGGAAAAGAAACGCGCCATTGTTGTCGAAGGCTCTCTGGATGATGAAATGACCTACACAAGCGTTGGAGACATTGCTCATGTGGTTGCGCGAGCCATTGATTATCAAGGGGAATGGCCCGTCATCGGAGGTATCCAGGGCGATAGAATCACCATCGGGGAGCTTCTGAAAATCGGCGAAAAGATCCGAG GCGAGCCTTTCACAATTGAGTGGCTCAAGATGGAGGATTTGGCGGCTGGAGAGCTCAAGACCGATAATTACCCTCGCATCGACTTGCCTTCTATCCCCAAAGACCAAGTAGAGGCATTCTCCAAGATGGCCGTTATTGGAGTTCTCATCGCCATGACTCGAGGAGTCTGGACTGTGTCGGATGAGTGGAACAAGATTTTCCCGGACTACAAGTTCACTGGGGTTGAGGAGCTGCTGAAGGAAGTCTGGAAGGGACATTAG
- a CDS encoding Methyltransf-2 domain-containing protein, translating to MTGGQSDDGCCHMLEYNKPRPSPTKFRIGDSFANLYRVSTIEKMYNQPCVKFSYLSCPLLPCLAQDPPQKATQNKLIDTIESLDAGSFSNEAERVRTMEALSLALSRVQKPWDTVWQHNWVNPATNACVKTLIDAGVFKQWIGSGGSEKTSRELAKLTGTDEVLIRRMMRQIAGQNLITETAEDTYKPTPWVYSIAADEALSNTYGALYDFVNGPMFRSLPSYLKETGYKNPTDPKKCNWLFMNKSDATLFESLGSNAVAAKEFNDAIQSHSKYNMTPWPEVYPTRTLVEGSKPDRPLVVDVGGSKGHDLAKFHKRHPGIPKASLVLQDLPDILKELTIPETITPQPHDFFTPQPVKGARAYFLHNVLHDWEDPQALKILKNLAAAMEKGYSKLLIHESLISRVKPSPRVTTSDITVMACLGSKERTEIEWRRLVERAGLRVVKIWRQPHSVESIIEAELV from the exons ATGACAGGGGGCCAATCTGATGATGGTTGCTGCCACATGttggaatataataagccgaGGCCCTCCCCAACCAAATTCAGAATAGGTGATTCTTTTGCAAATCTCTATCGAGTATCAACAATAGAGAAAATGTATAATCAACCTTGCGTCAAGTTCTCCTACCTGTCCTGCCCTTTGCTGCCTTGCTTGGCACAGGACCCTCCACAAAAGGCGACCCAAAACAAATTGATTGACACCATCGAGAGTCTCGATGCAGGCTCATTCTCTAACGAGGCGGAGCGGGTTCGTACCATGGAGGCCCTCTCCCTGGCCTTGAGTAGGGTTCAGAAGCCATGGGACACTGTGTGGCAGCACAACTGGGTGAACCCGGCCACCAACGCCTGCGTCAAGACATTGATCGATGCTGGAGTGTTCAAACAATGGATCGGATCTGGGGGGTCCGAGAAGACATCCAGGGAGTTAGCCAAGCTCACGGGGACCGACGAGGTTCTCATCA GACGCATGATGAGACAGATTGCAGGCCAAAACTTGATCACTGAGACTGCCGAGGATACTTATAAGCCAACACCATGGGTTTACTCCATCGCAGCTGATGAAGCACTGTCGAATACCTATGGGGCGCTCTATGACTTTGTGAACGGTCCCATGTTTAGAAGCCTGCCTTCCTATCTCAAAGAGACAGGGTACAAGAACCCAACAGACCCAAAGAAGTGCAACTGGCTGTTCATGAACAAGTCTGATGCCACCTTGTTTGAGTCTCTCGGCTCTAATGCTGTCGCTGCCAAAGAATTCAACGATGCCATACAAAGCCATTCCAAGTACAACATGACTCCCTGGCCTGAAGTCTACCCAACCCGAACTCTCGTCGAAGGCTCCAAACCGGATCGTCCTCTAGTTGTTGATGTCGGCGGTAGCAAAGGCCATGACTTGGCAAAGTTCCACAAGCGTCATCCTGGCATCCCAAAGGCAAGCCTGGTCTTGCAAGACTTGCCTGATATTCTCAAGGAGTTGACCATCCCCGAAACAATCACGCCACAGCCTCACGATTTCTTTACGCCTCAACCCGTCAAAGGAGCTCGAGCTTACTTCCTACACAATGTCCTGCATGATTGGGAAGATCCACAGGCTCTCAAGATCCTGAAAAACCTCGCCGCCGCAATGGAGAAGGGCTATTCCAAACTCCTTATACATGAGAGTTTGATCAGCAGAGTCAAGCCCTCCCCTCGTGTGACCACTTCAGATATTACCGTGATGGCCTGCCTGGGGTCCAAGGAGAGAACTGAGATTGAATGGAGGCGTCTGGTGGAGAGGGCTGGACTACGCGTGGTGAAGATTTGGAGACAGCCGCACTCGGTGGAAAGCATCATTGAGGCGGAATTGGTTTGA
- a CDS encoding Rhamnogalacturonan endolyase: MLLLTTLFAVLLWPVAVAAAWGWKDQNGNYVIDSGADLVISVSKSNGDINSLKYKGQEFNGWGGKNTHVESGLGASTVSIASVGSNVIKVSVQHGTLKHYIVVRYKNNNVYLFTNKADTSISAMRYIVRIKPGIFSHASTDADYYDPGSSYIEASDVSINSNGITKSKHYQGNTYGRTMDYDYVGKSNGKVGLYMIRSNHEKASGGPFFRSLLTRADATGEDLYDIYYYNMGSTDPMRFGLQGPSVLTFTDGGAPNSNLFARNADWTWIDGLGLDGWTKWGDRGYASGVGISNMKDGYTYTVGLSNAQAQYWGVASAGKGAWSIKKIIPGTYTMTVYKEELEVYTGTVTINKGAGTAVNTVKATDPADDNAIWRIGEWDGTPRGFLNFEDKVMKPTYMHPSDKRLANWDAGNFIVGTTKANGFPGYMWQDINNNHLVYFRLNQAQLGKDHTIRLGITQAYINGRPTIKVNDWSARTPGATNQASTRSLTTGTYRGNNVKLEFTVPKSAFKQSTSEWQIMTISIVTGSSGTKYLSGGVSFDSIDMLA; the protein is encoded by the exons ATGTTGCTTCTGACGACTCTTTTTGCCGTATTGCTCTGGCCTGTGGCTGTCGCTGCAGCCTGGGGCTGGAAGGACCAGAATGGCAACTACGTGATCGACTCAGGGGCTGACCTTGTCATCAGCGTCAGCAAGTCCAACGGCGACATTAACTCGCTCAAGTACAAGGGCCAGGAGTTTAACGGCTGGGGCGGCAAGAATAC CCATGTCGAATCTGGTCTTGGAGCCAGCACCGTCTCTATCGCTTCTGTCGGCAGCAATGTCATCAAGGTCTCAGTCCAGCACGGAACTCTTAAGCATTACATTGTGGTGCGATACAAGAACAACAATGTCTATCTGTTCACCAACAAGGCCGATACCAGCATTTCGGCCATGCGATATATTGTGCGCATCAAGCCTGGCATTTTCAGCCACGCCTCTACCGACGCCG ACTACTATGATCCTGGAAGCTCTTACATCGAGGCCTCCGACGTCAGCATCAACAGCAacggcatcaccaagagcAAGCACTACCAGGGAAACACCTATGGACGCACCATGGACT ATGACTACGTCGGCAAGTCAAACGGCAAGGTTGGTCTGTACATGATCCGCTCCAACCACGAAAAGGCTTCTGGCGGTCCCTTTTTCCGATCTCTTCTCACCCGGGCCGATGCAACCGGCGAGGATCTGTACGACATTTACTATTACAACATGGGTAGCACGGATCCCATGCGATTCGGTCTTCAGGGCCCTAGTGTCTTGACCTTCACTGATGGGGGCGCTCCTAACTCCAACCTGTTTGCTCGCAACGCGGACTGGACCTGGATTGATGGCCTCGGA ttggatggatggaccaAGTGGGGTGACCGTGGCTATGCTTCGGGTGTCGGAATCTCCAACATGAAGGACGGCTACACTTACACCGTCGGTCTGTCCAACGCCCAGGCCCAGTACTGGGGAGTGGCTTCAGCTGGAAAGGGCGCATGGTCGATCAAAAAGATCATCCCCGGTACCTACACCATGACTGTGTacaaggaggagctggaggtctATACCGGAACAgtcaccatcaacaaggGCGCTGGCACAGCCGTCAACACTGTCAAGGCCACCGATCCCGCCGACGACAACGCCATCTGGCGCATTGGAGAATGGGACGGCACACCCCGAGGCTTCTTGAACTTTGAGGACAAGGTGATGAAGCCTACGTACATGCACCCCTCTGACAAGCGACTGGCCAACTGGGATGCCGGCAACTTCATTGTTGGAACCACCAAGGCGAATGGTTTCCCCGGATATATGTGGCAggacatcaacaacaaccacctcGTCTACTTCCGGCTGAACCAGGCACAGCTCGGAAAGGATCACACAATCCGTCTTGGCATCACACAGGCTTACATCAACGGACGACCTACCATCAAGGTCAACGACTGGTCAGCACGCACACCCGGAGCAACTAACCAGGCGAGCACGCGAAGCTTGACAACCGGCACTTACCGCGGCAACAATGTCAAGCTTGAGTTCACGGTTCCGAAGAGCGCCTTCAAGCAGAGCACGAGCGAGTGGCAGATCATGACCATCAGCATCGTGACCGGAAGCTCTGGCACGAAGTATCTTAGTGGAGGTGTCAGCTTTGACAGTATTGACATGTTGGCTTAG
- a CDS encoding MFS domain-containing protein: MADTRDKSLGEEKIEAQQVEAAQDAQLGHLADQEDHETGIWNSFVKYPWASAWCIYACWCIILVSFDLQAAGSVIGIPQFRKDFGFKFGDDYVIPAEWQSAFSGAPVATAVISSLISAELADWVGRKNVLAGALVVSFIAVTVEFIATTNLVFFIGKLINGFMIGAVATTMISYIGEITPLALRGVFTCCVGVAYGIGPLVAFIVINYTGDVETRWAYRTVFCCQFGFAGVATLLLPFMPESPWWLISKGKRDRAIRSLRKLGHDGEAGHKKLALIELTLEQVRKETDGVTYMECLRKSNLRRTIISIMPLCIQAFSGIAFVAGYFTYYLQLAGYSTTKSYQIQIAQPVLSIVGNLMAAAMVDKVGRRALTFWGLVILTIFLLITGGLGLGSSQPAITGTVAFILIYSWWYNVSIGSTAFSLLCEVSTSRLRVKTIAIGYAVQNCINVMWQFVIPFMFNPDQGNLGAKVAFIFGGLCLFSLAYLWYYQPETAGRSYQELDEMFAKGIPARKFKSYKTEAEIQNEAAAQGLDKEQM; the protein is encoded by the exons ATGGCGGATACCAGAGACAAGTCtctcggcgaggagaagatcgAAGCTCAGCAGGTTGAAGCTGCTCAGGATGCGCAGCTCGGTCATCTTGCTGATCAAGAGGATCACGAAACTGGCATCTGGAATTCCTTTGTCAAGTACCCTTGGGCTTCTGCCTGGTGCATCTACGCCTGTTGGTGCATCATCCTTGTCAGTTTCGATCTTCAGGCTGCTGGCAGTGTCATCGGTATCCCTCAATTCCGCAAGGACTTTGGCTTCAAGTTTGGCGATGACTATGTGATCCCGGCTGAGTGGCAGTCCGCCTTCAGCGGTGCTCCTGTTGCTAC GGCCGTTATCTCTTCGCTCATCTCGGCCGAACTCGCAGACTGGGTTGGTCGAAAGAACGTTCTCGCCGGTGCCCTCGTTGTCTCATTTATCGCCGTTACTGTCGAGTTTATTGCTACGACGAACCTGGTCTTCTTCATCGGAAAGCTGATCAACGGTTTCATGATTGGTGCTGTTGCCACCACCATGATCAGCTATATCGGAGAG ATCACTCCCCTGGCTCTTCGTGGCGTCTTTACTTGCTGTGTTGGTGTGGCCTATGGTATCGGCCCTCTGGTTGCCTTTATCGTCATCAACTACACTGGAGACGTCGAGACACGTTGGGCTTACCGAACTGTGTTCTGCTGCCAGTTTGGTTTCGCCGGTGTTGCtactcttctcctccctttCATGCCCGA GTCGCCATGGTGGCTCATCTCCAAGGGAAAGCGGGATCGCGCTATTCGAAGCCTTCGGAAGCTCGGCCACGACGGCGAGGCCGGCCACAAGAAGCTTGCTCTCATTGAGCTCACACTCGAACAAGTTCGAAAGGAAACCGATGGCGTCACCTATATGGAATGCCTGCGAAAGTCAAACCTGCGCCgcaccatcatcagcatcatgcCCCTTTGCATTCAGGCCTTCTCCGGTATCGCCTTTGTGGCTGGATACTTCACCTACTATCTCCAGCTTGCGGGCTACTCGACGACAAAGAGCTACCAGATTCAGATCGCTCAGCCCGTGCTTTCCATCGTCGGCAACCTCATGGCCGCTGCCATGGTTGACAAGGTCGGTCGACGTGCTCTCACCTTCTGGGGTCTGGTGATTCtcaccatcttcctcctcatcactgGTGGTCTCGGTCTGGGCTCCTCGCAGCCTGCCATTACTGGAACGGTTGCTTTTATTCTCATCTACAGCTGGTGGTACAACGTTTCGATCGGATCGACGGCCTTCTCCCTGCTCTGCGAAGTTTCCACCTCCCGTCTTCGCGTCAAGACCATCGCCATTGGTTACGCTGTGCAAAACTGCATCAACGTCATGTGGCAGTTTGTCATCCCCTTCATGTTCAACCCCGACCAGGGAAACCTAGGCGCCAAGGTTGCTTTCATCTTTGGCGGTCTTTGCCTGTTCTCGCTCGCCTATCTCTGGTATTACCAGCCCGAGACTGCTGGACGATCATACCAggagcttgatgagatgTTTGCCAAGGGTATCCCCGCGAGGAAGTTCAAGTCGTACAAGACTGAGGCTGAGATCCAGAATGAGGCTGCTGCCCAGGGACTGGACAAGGAACAGATGTAG
- a CDS encoding EVE domain-containing protein: MPPRKRSAPSSGADDEAVPKRRSLRQAASKGRQPPDEPVREEPTPPKKTTVKVEEKKQPKKPKAAPKSRTTTKVNAPKPKKKSQEEDAPKKEAQNSARAASEDSDVDSIPAINPEAPRHDGQWYWLLKAEPETRIVNGIDVKFSIDDLRDKDEPEGWDGIRNYAARNNMRNMNVGDLAFFYASNCKEPGIMGTMEIVKEFSEDKSARQPGAPYYDPKSTKEKPIWDLVHVEFRKKFAVPIHLKELRELGKPGGPLEAMQLIKQSRLSVTKVSADEWNTLCELADKKASEAGLEHQGPK, from the exons ATGCCGCCTCGAAAGAGAAGTGCGCCTAGCTCTGGCGCCGATGACGAAGCCGTGCCAAAAAGACGATCTCTTCGTCAGGCGGCATCAAAAGGCCGCCAGCCACCCGATGAGCCAGTCCGTGAGGAACCAACTCCCCCCAAGAAAACAACAGTCAAAgtagaggagaagaagcaacccaagaagcccaaggcaGCCCCCAAGAGTCGAACAACAACCAAGGTTAATGCGCCAAAGCCGAAGAAGAagtctcaagaagaagatgcacCTAAAAAGGAGGCTCAGAACAGTGCTCGTGCCGCGTCTGAGGACTCTGATGTGGACTCGATCCCAGCGATTAATCCTGAAGCTCCCAGACATGACGGCCAGTGGTACTGGCTGCTGAAGGCTGAACCAGAGACGCGCATCGTAAATGGCATTGATGTCAAGTTCTCCATTGATGACTTGCGGGATAAGGATGAGCCTGAAGGATGGGATG GCATCAGAAACTATGCAG CTCGCAACAACATGAGAAACATGAACGTTGGTGATCTAGCCTTTTTCTATGCAAGCAACTGCAAAGAGCCTGGCATCATGGGCACCATGGAAATTGTCAAGGAGTTTTCTGAAGACA AATCCGCACGGCAACCAGGCGCGCCTTACTACGATCCCAAGTCGACCAAGGAGAAGCCCATCTGGGATCTTGTGCATGTCGAGTTCCGAAAGAAGTTTGCCGTTCCGATTCACCTCAAGGAGCTTCGCGAGCTTGGAAAGCCTGGTGGGCCTTTGGAGGCGATGCAACTCATCAAGCAGTCGAGACTCAGCGTGACCAAGGTCAGTGCTGATGAGTGGAACACGCTCTGTGAACTTGCCGACAAGAAGGCATCTGAGGCTGGGCTAGAACATCAGGGGCCTAAATAG